From Deltaproteobacteria bacterium, one genomic window encodes:
- a CDS encoding lipid biosynthesis B12-binding/radical SAM protein: MKILLISSNTEVSPYPVYPLGMGIIANALTTAGHAVRQIDFLQRGASLNSMGKEISVFKPELIGISIRNIDNVNLVNERYYMGAVQNIVQKIRTLSTARVILGGAGFSLMPELILKETGADYGIVGEGERLIVDFVKNAEAGMYPEKTLLGPLRTRDHEEIRSAAYDEQLLAYYLKSGNIMSVQTKRGCSHRCVYCTYPLLEGRHLRARKADSVVDDIELLRDRYNAKHLFFVDSIFNDDEGYYLKLMEEMMRRKVNIRWTAFFKPDGLNEEAVKLMRNAGLAGAEIGADAACDVTLKKMGKHFTVHDIMACNDLFYKYGISSSNSFMFGGPGETEETVVEGIKNIQSLHKALNFIFMGIRILPNTPLARIAVREAIIPTDSDMLKPVYYISPAVDKEWLKTTLTAAFKNTRHCIFPPDAIDNILMILHKMSYNGRLRDKLIPGMNEQRA; encoded by the coding sequence ATGAAGATATTACTCATTTCATCCAATACAGAGGTATCGCCGTATCCGGTATATCCGCTTGGTATGGGCATCATTGCTAATGCCCTGACGACTGCCGGCCATGCTGTCCGGCAGATCGATTTTTTGCAGCGAGGTGCTTCTCTGAATTCGATGGGAAAGGAGATCTCAGTATTTAAGCCTGAATTGATAGGAATCTCTATCCGTAATATTGATAACGTCAACCTCGTCAATGAGCGGTATTACATGGGTGCTGTTCAGAATATTGTGCAGAAGATAAGGACGCTCTCCACCGCAAGGGTAATATTGGGGGGAGCAGGCTTTTCCCTCATGCCGGAGCTCATATTGAAGGAGACCGGTGCGGACTACGGTATTGTTGGTGAAGGCGAGCGGCTAATTGTGGATTTTGTCAAAAATGCAGAAGCCGGGATGTATCCGGAAAAAACGCTTCTCGGCCCATTGCGCACACGGGACCATGAAGAGATCCGATCAGCAGCGTATGACGAACAATTGCTTGCGTATTATCTGAAGAGCGGGAACATCATGTCAGTACAGACAAAGCGCGGATGCTCCCACCGGTGTGTCTATTGCACCTATCCTTTGCTTGAGGGTCGCCACCTGCGTGCAAGAAAGGCAGATTCCGTTGTCGATGATATCGAACTGCTCCGTGACCGGTATAATGCAAAACACCTTTTCTTTGTTGATTCAATCTTTAACGACGATGAAGGGTATTACCTAAAGCTCATGGAGGAGATGATGCGGCGTAAGGTGAATATCCGGTGGACAGCTTTCTTTAAGCCGGATGGCTTGAATGAAGAAGCAGTCAAGCTCATGAGAAATGCGGGACTTGCGGGTGCAGAAATCGGGGCGGACGCAGCCTGTGATGTTACGCTCAAGAAGATGGGTAAGCACTTTACCGTTCATGATATCATGGCATGCAATGACCTGTTTTATAAATACGGTATCAGCTCATCAAACTCTTTTATGTTCGGCGGTCCCGGTGAAACAGAAGAAACCGTAGTGGAAGGTATAAAGAATATACAGAGTCTGCATAAGGCTTTAAATTTTATCTTTATGGGAATAAGGATATTGCCCAATACGCCACTTGCAAGGATAGCGGTCAGGGAAGCCATTATCCCGACAGACAGCGATATGCTTAAACCTGTTTATTATATATCTCCGGCAGTCGATAAAGAGTGGTTGAAAACTACATTGACCGCTGCGTTTAAAAACACGAGGCATTGCATATTTCCGCCTGATGCCATTGACAATATTTTGATGATACTCCACAAGATGAGCTATAACGGCAGACTCAGGGATAAGCTTATACCGGGCATGAATGAGCAGAGAGCTTGA
- a CDS encoding phosphopantetheine-binding protein produces METTLQDIENRLIQEVALIVSGDPTSLAVDMPLQELGIGSLEFVELLVFIENTYQVRLIESNLTRNDFETIRSLSYFITKNIDYGGSVLFSSK; encoded by the coding sequence ATGGAAACGACATTGCAGGATATTGAGAATAGGCTGATTCAGGAGGTGGCATTAATAGTATCGGGGGATCCAACTTCCCTTGCTGTCGATATGCCTCTTCAGGAACTTGGAATCGGATCGCTCGAATTTGTTGAATTACTTGTGTTCATAGAAAATACCTATCAGGTGCGGCTTATAGAGTCTAACCTCACAAGAAATGATTTTGAGACGATTCGTTCTTTATCCTATTTTATCACAAAAAACATTGATTATGGCGGCTCTGTTCTCTTCTCCTCAAAATAA